The Candidatus Eisenbacteria bacterium genome has a segment encoding these proteins:
- the gcvH gene encoding glycine cleavage system protein GcvH — MSTIRQELKYTKEHEWARLEGGEWVVGLTDYAQGELGDVVFVELPKVGAEVVAGATFGTVEAVKTVSDMYAPVSGTITAVNEALGADPGVVNRDAYGDGWFVKIRPSGPDQGKDLLEAKAYAALIGQSL, encoded by the coding sequence GTGAGCACCATCAGGCAGGAACTCAAGTACACCAAGGAGCACGAGTGGGCGCGGCTCGAGGGCGGTGAGTGGGTGGTGGGGCTGACCGACTACGCACAGGGCGAGCTGGGCGACGTGGTATTCGTGGAACTTCCGAAGGTCGGCGCGGAGGTCGTTGCCGGAGCGACGTTTGGGACCGTCGAAGCGGTCAAGACCGTGAGCGACATGTACGCCCCGGTGTCGGGCACCATCACGGCGGTGAACGAAGCCCTGGGCGCCGACCCCGGGGTGGTGAACCGCGACGCCTACGGCGACGGCTGGTTCGTGAAGATCCGCCCCTCCGGGCCCGACCAGGGCAAGGACCTGCTCGAAGCGAAGGCCTACGCGGCGCTGATCGGACAGAGCCTGTGA
- the gcvT gene encoding glycine cleavage system aminomethyltransferase GcvT produces the protein MPQTTPFIDQHREAGAKIVDFAGWLMPIQYQGILQEHERVRRDVGLFDVSHMGEISVTGPGAEAFLDRLLPCDIRGMDVGKVVYTPMCLPAGGIVDDLLVYKREHGYLLVVNAANTPKDVKWVQAQAHGVAGVKVADESPAWAQLAVQGPKAEALFRGHVAEAALQLPFYRFAELDLWAVPSIFSRTGYTGEDGFEIYFHPQHAKWIWEKVLGVGAAHGIGPVGLGARDTLRLEMNYCLYGNDIDETTTPLEAGLQWTVRLDKGEFLGGAPMRAQRDAGVPRKLVAFEMLDRAIPRHGSELAAGGAVLGPVTSGTFSPTLRKGIGMGYVPAAHSKLGTEIAVRQRGTESPAKIVRKPFYTEATHK, from the coding sequence GTGCCTCAGACAACCCCCTTCATCGACCAGCACCGCGAAGCGGGGGCGAAGATCGTCGACTTCGCCGGTTGGCTCATGCCCATCCAGTACCAGGGCATCCTCCAGGAGCACGAGCGCGTGCGGCGCGACGTGGGCCTGTTCGACGTTTCCCACATGGGCGAGATTTCCGTCACCGGGCCCGGCGCCGAGGCGTTTCTCGACCGGCTGCTGCCCTGCGACATCCGCGGCATGGACGTGGGCAAGGTGGTGTACACGCCCATGTGCCTGCCCGCGGGTGGCATCGTGGACGACCTCCTGGTGTACAAGCGCGAGCACGGCTACCTGCTGGTGGTGAACGCGGCCAACACCCCCAAGGACGTGAAGTGGGTGCAGGCGCAGGCGCACGGCGTCGCCGGCGTGAAGGTGGCGGACGAGAGCCCGGCGTGGGCCCAGCTCGCGGTGCAGGGGCCCAAGGCCGAGGCCCTGTTCCGCGGCCACGTGGCCGAGGCGGCGCTGCAGCTGCCGTTCTACCGCTTCGCCGAGCTGGACCTGTGGGCGGTGCCGAGCATCTTCTCGCGCACCGGCTACACCGGCGAGGACGGCTTCGAGATCTACTTCCATCCGCAGCACGCGAAATGGATCTGGGAGAAGGTGCTCGGCGTGGGTGCCGCGCACGGCATCGGGCCCGTGGGCCTGGGGGCGCGCGACACCCTGCGGCTGGAGATGAACTACTGCCTCTACGGCAACGACATTGACGAGACCACCACGCCGCTGGAGGCCGGCCTGCAGTGGACGGTGCGCCTGGACAAGGGCGAGTTCCTCGGCGGCGCCCCCATGCGCGCGCAGCGCGACGCGGGCGTGCCCCGCAAGCTGGTGGCGTTCGAGATGTTGGACCGCGCCATTCCGCGGCACGGTTCGGAGCTGGCGGCCGGGGGAGCGGTGCTGGGGCCGGTGACCAGCGGCACGTTCAGCCCCACCCTGCGCAAGGGCATCGGGATGGGTTATGTGCCCGCCGCGCACTCGAAGCTGGGCACCGAGATCGCCGTGCGCCAGCGCGGCACGGAATCGCCGGCGAAGATCGTCCGCAAGCCCTTCTACACCGAGGCGACACACAAGTAG
- the tdh gene encoding L-threonine 3-dehydrogenase gives MPKTMRALVKPGPRAGAELRTVEVPSPGPRDVLVRVLAASVCGTDLHIYSWDEWAASRFKAPMTFGHEFCGEIVQCGSEVENVKVGDYVTAETHVICHTCYQCRTGQGHVCENVSILGVDRPGIFADYAVIPAENAWVTDRRFPPEIATLQEPFGNAVHTSLTGRLTAKSVLVSGCGPLGLFCVALSKFAGASHVFATETQPLRRDLAKKVGATAVFDPMTQDVVAEVHQLTGGAGVDVLLETAGAPAAIESGFKCLKYAGRASLIGLPSKPFPFDFTNQVIFKGATVIGISGREMFETWYSTRALLEGGLDLSPIITHKLPLEEFEKAFQLIASGQCGKIVFKVAPPEAGGIRESR, from the coding sequence ATCCCGAAGACCATGCGGGCGCTGGTCAAGCCCGGTCCCCGCGCCGGCGCCGAGCTGCGCACCGTGGAAGTGCCCTCCCCCGGTCCGCGCGACGTGCTGGTGCGCGTGCTGGCCGCCTCCGTCTGCGGCACCGACCTGCACATCTACAGCTGGGACGAGTGGGCCGCCAGCCGCTTCAAGGCGCCCATGACGTTCGGCCACGAGTTCTGCGGCGAGATCGTCCAGTGCGGCTCCGAGGTGGAGAACGTGAAGGTGGGCGACTATGTCACCGCCGAGACGCACGTGATCTGCCACACCTGTTACCAGTGCCGCACCGGCCAGGGCCACGTGTGCGAGAACGTGTCCATCCTGGGGGTGGACCGCCCCGGAATCTTCGCCGACTACGCGGTGATCCCCGCGGAGAACGCGTGGGTCACCGACCGGCGCTTCCCGCCCGAGATCGCCACGCTGCAGGAGCCCTTCGGCAACGCGGTGCACACCTCGCTCACCGGCCGGCTGACGGCCAAGAGCGTGCTGGTGAGCGGCTGCGGCCCGCTGGGGCTGTTCTGCGTGGCGTTGTCGAAGTTCGCGGGCGCCTCGCACGTGTTCGCCACGGAGACCCAGCCGCTGCGCCGCGACCTGGCGAAGAAGGTCGGGGCCACGGCGGTGTTCGACCCGATGACCCAGGACGTGGTGGCCGAGGTGCACCAGCTCACCGGTGGGGCGGGCGTGGACGTGCTGCTGGAGACCGCGGGAGCGCCCGCGGCCATCGAGTCGGGCTTCAAGTGCCTCAAGTACGCCGGACGGGCCTCCCTGATCGGCCTGCCCAGCAAACCCTTCCCGTTCGACTTCACCAACCAGGTGATCTTCAAGGGCGCCACGGTGATCGGCATCTCCGGGAGGGAGATGTTCGAGACCTGGTATTCCACCCGCGCGCTGCTGGAGGGCGGGCTGGACCTCTCGCCGATCATCACCCACAAGCTGCCGCTGGAGGAGTTCGAGAAGGCCTTCCAGCTCATCGCCTCGGGCCAGTGCGGCAAGATCGTGTTCAAGGTCGCGCCCCCCGAGGCCGGCGGC